One genomic window of Camelina sativa cultivar DH55 chromosome 5, Cs, whole genome shotgun sequence includes the following:
- the LOC109132847 gene encoding uncharacterized protein LOC109132847 — MATSPKLTINSGIPLHDPTEYRRIVGSFQYLAFTRPDISFVVNCLSQYMHSPTDLHWQAAKRLLRYLKGTTTHGIFLKRNNPLSLHAYSDADWAGDSTDYVSTNGYIAYLGHTPVSWSSKKQNGVTRSSMEAEYRSVANTSSELRWICSLLQELGITLPTIPTIYCDNIDAIYLCANRSGVLRVVHVTTKDQLADALTKSLSKIPFTSFLNKIGVTPSPSILRGCIENHSQ, encoded by the exons ATGGCAACATCACCGAAGCTTACGATCAACTCTGGTATTCCCTTACATGATCCAACAGAGTATCGTCGCATTGTTGGTAGCTTTCAATACCTTGCATTTACACGCCCAGATATTTCGTTCGTGGTCAATTGCCTCTCCCAGTATATGCATTCTCCAACTGATCTCCATTGGCAAGCGGCCAAACGTCTACTTCGTTACCTCAAGGGGACTACCACACATGGCATTTTCCTGAAACGAAACAATCCTCTTTCCTTACATGCCTACTCTGATGCAGATTGGGCAGGAGACTCAACTGATTATGTCTCTACCAATGGCTACATAGCTTATCTTGGTCATACACCGGTGTCTTGGTCGTCTAAAAAGCAGAATGGTGTCACGAGGTCATCCATGGAGGCAGAGTATCGGTCTGTTGCCAACACTTCGTCAGAACTACGGTGGATATGTTCATTGTTACAAGAACTTGGTATCACGTTACCAACCATACCTACCATTTATTGTGACAACATTGACGCAATATATCTCTGCGCCAACCGA TCAGGTGTGCTTCGTGTGGTTCATGTCACTACTAAAGACCAACTGGCCGATGCTTTAACGAAATCACTTTCTAAGATTCCATTCACTAGCTTCCTCAACAAGATTGGAGTTACGCCAAGCCCCTCCATCTTGAGAGGGTGTATAGAGAATCACTCACAATGA
- the LOC104786703 gene encoding anthranilate synthase alpha subunit 2, chloroplastic-like isoform X2, with protein MSAVSISVVKSDFSTVEAISVTHHRTPPPQIFPSLRFPLSLKSPPATSLNLDGGSKLLHVSRLPCIKCSSSSYTPPLDLSEEQFIKFKQASEKGNLVPLYRCVFSDHLTPILAYRCLVKEDDRDAPSFLFESVEPGLQSSNIGRYSVVGAQPTIEIVAKGNVVTVMDHGAGLRTEEEVEDPMMVPQKIMDEWKPQRIDELPEAFCGGWVGYFSYDTVRYVEKKKLPFSNAPEDDRSLPDVHLGLYDDVIVFDHVEKKAYVIHWVRIDKDRSVEDNFTDGMNRLESLTSRIQDQKPPKMPTGFIKLRTQLFGPKLEKSTMTSEAYKKAVVEAKEHILAGDIFQIVLSQRFERRTFADPFEIYRALRIVNPSPYMAYLQARGCILVASSPEILLRSKNRKITNRPLAGTVRRGKTPKEDLMLEKELLSDEKQCAEHIMLVDLGRNDVGKVSKPGSVDVEKLMNIERYSHVMHISSTVKGELLDNLTSWDALRAALPVGTVSGAPKVKAMELIDKLEVTRRGPYSGGFGGISFNGDMDIALALRTMVFPTNTRYDTLYSYKHPQRRREWIAHIQAGAGVVADSNPDDEHRECENKAAALARAIDLAESSFLESPEEVTTITPPHINNV; from the exons ATGTCGGCCGTTTCAATCTCCGTCGTCAAATCTGACTTTTCCACCGTCGAAGCCATATCCGTTACACATCATCGGACGCCGCCGCCACAAATTTTTCCTTCGCTCCGGTTTCCACTATCGCTCAAGTCCCCGCCGGCTACTTCTCTTAACCTTGACGGTGGATCAAAACTCCTCCACGTCTCGCGTCTTCCTTGTATCAAatgctcatcttcttcatatACTCCGCCGTTAG ATTTATCGGAGGAAcagtttataaaatttaaacaagcATCGGAAAAGGGAAACTTAGTTCCTCTATACAGATGTGTATTCTCGGATCATTTGACTCCGATACTTGCTTACCGATGTTTGGTGAAAGAAGACGATAGAGATGCTCCTAGCTTCTTGTTTGAGTCCGTGGAGCCTGGTTTGCAATCCTCCAACATC GGGAGGTATAGTGTAGTTGGAGCTCAGCCCACAATAGAAATCGTGGCAAAGGGAAATGTAGTTACTGTGATGGACCATGGAGCTGGTCTTAGGACTGAGGAGGAAGTGGAAGATCCAATGATGGTTCCTCAGAAAATCATGGATGAATGGAAACCACAACGCATTGATGAATTGCCTGAAGCTTTCTGCG GTGGTTGGGTTGGATACTTCTCATATGACACTGTACGTTATGTTGAGAAGAAAAAACTGCCTTTTTCAAATGCTCCAGAGGATGATAGGAGTCTTCCTGATGTTCATTTGGGCCTTTATGATGATGTGATCGTGTTTGATCATGTCGAGAAG AAAGCATATGTAATCCACTGGGTGCGGATAGATAAGGATCGTTCTGTTGAAGATAATTTTACTGATGGAATGAATCGGCTGGAATCTCTAACCTCTAGAATTCAAGACCAAAAACC CCCCAAGATGCCTACTGGTTTCATAAAACTACGCACTCAGCTCTTCGGTCCTAAACTGGAGAAATCAACTATGACGAGTGAGGCATATAAGAAG GCAGTGGTGGAAGCCAAAGAACATATCTTGGCTGGGGACATCTTTCAGATAGTTCTTAGTCAGAGATTTGAAAGGCGGACGTTTGCGGACCCATTTGAGATATATAGAGCTCTTAGGATTGTAAATCCAAGTCCCTACATGGCCTATTTACAG GCTAGAGGATGCATATTAGTTGCTTCAAGTCCAGAAATATTGTTACGTTCAAAAAAT AGGAAAATTACCAATCGCCCCCTTGCTGGAACTGTCAGAAGAGGAAAGACACCTAAAGAAGATCTAATGCTGGAAAAAGAGCTCTTAAGCGATGAAAAACAATGCGCAGAGCATATTATGCTTGTTGATTTGGGAAGGAACGATGTTGGCAAG GTTTCAAAGCCCGGTTCTGTGGACGTTGAGAAGCTCATGAATATAGAACGGTATTCACATGTCATGCACATTAGCTCCACG GTAAAAGGCGAATTACTAGATAATCTAACAAGCTGGGACGCTCTTAGAGCTGCACTTCCAGTTGGAACCGTCAGTGGAGCCCCAAag GTAAAAGCCATGGAGCTGATAGATAAACTTGAAGTAACAAGGCGTGGTCCTTACAGTGGAGGCTTTGGAGGCATTTCGTTTAATGGAGACATGGACATTGCCTTGGCTCTTAGAACAATGGTCTTCCCAACAAACACCCGTTATGACACATTATACTCTTACAAGCATCCTCAGAGACGTCGAGAGTGGATTGCTCATATCCAGGCTGGAGCTGGGGTTGTTGCAGACAGTAACCCCGATGATGAACACAGAGAGTGTGAGAATAAAGCAGCGGCTTTAGCACGAGCCATCGATCTTGCTGAGTCTTCCTTTCTTGAGTCACCTGAGGAGGTTACCACTATCACACCTCCTCACATCAACAATGTCTGA
- the LOC104786704 gene encoding pleckstrin homology domain-containing protein 1-like, whose amino-acid sequence MESIWRIATGQDPNREDYEGIEFWSNPERSGWLTKQGDYIKTWRRRWFVLKRGKLLWFKDQAAAGIRGSTPRGVISVGDCLTVKGAEDVVNKPFAFELSSGGYTMFFIADNEKEKEEWINSIGRSIVQHSRSVTDSEVLDYDHRR is encoded by the coding sequence atggagaGTATCTGGCGAATCGCGACGGGCCAAGATCCGAACCGTGAAGATTACGAAGGGATCGAGTTCTGGTCAAACCCGGAGCGTTCTGGTTGGCTGACGAAGCAAGGCGATTACATCAAAACCTGGCGCCGCCGTTGGTTCGTTCTCAAACGAGGGAAGCTTCTCTGGTTCAAGGATCAAGCCGCTGCTGGAATTCGCGGATCTACGCCGCGTGGTGTGATCTCCGTGGGTGATTGTCTCACCGTGAAAGGAGCTGAGGATGTTGTTAACAAGCCTTTCGCGTTTGAGCTATCTAGTGGTGGCTATACCATGTTCTTCATCGCTGATAacgagaaggagaaagaagagtggATTAATTCGATTGGAAGGTCGATTGTGCAGCACTCGAGGTCTGTGACTGATTCTGAGGTCCTTGATTACGATCACAGGcggtga
- the LOC104786703 gene encoding anthranilate synthase alpha subunit 2, chloroplastic-like isoform X1 — protein MSAVSISVVKSDFSTVEAISVTHHRTPPPQIFPSLRFPLSLKSPPATSLNLDGGSKLLHVSRLPCIKCSSSSYTPPLDLSEEQFIKFKQASEKGNLVPLYRCVFSDHLTPILAYRCLVKEDDRDAPSFLFESVEPGLQSSNIGRYSVVGAQPTIEIVAKGNVVTVMDHGAGLRTEEEVEDPMMVPQKIMDEWKPQRIDELPEAFCGGWVGYFSYDTVRYVEKKKLPFSNAPEDDRSLPDVHLGLYDDVIVFDHVEKKAYVIHWVRIDKDRSVEDNFTDGMNRLESLTSRIQDQKPPKMPTGFIKLRTQLFGPKLEKSTMTSEAYKKAVVEAKEHILAGDIFQIVLSQRFERRTFADPFEIYRALRIVNPSPYMAYLQVYSFVPLFLTFFMKVNITYLWLQARGCILVASSPEILLRSKNRKITNRPLAGTVRRGKTPKEDLMLEKELLSDEKQCAEHIMLVDLGRNDVGKVSKPGSVDVEKLMNIERYSHVMHISSTVKGELLDNLTSWDALRAALPVGTVSGAPKVKAMELIDKLEVTRRGPYSGGFGGISFNGDMDIALALRTMVFPTNTRYDTLYSYKHPQRRREWIAHIQAGAGVVADSNPDDEHRECENKAAALARAIDLAESSFLESPEEVTTITPPHINNV, from the exons ATGTCGGCCGTTTCAATCTCCGTCGTCAAATCTGACTTTTCCACCGTCGAAGCCATATCCGTTACACATCATCGGACGCCGCCGCCACAAATTTTTCCTTCGCTCCGGTTTCCACTATCGCTCAAGTCCCCGCCGGCTACTTCTCTTAACCTTGACGGTGGATCAAAACTCCTCCACGTCTCGCGTCTTCCTTGTATCAAatgctcatcttcttcatatACTCCGCCGTTAG ATTTATCGGAGGAAcagtttataaaatttaaacaagcATCGGAAAAGGGAAACTTAGTTCCTCTATACAGATGTGTATTCTCGGATCATTTGACTCCGATACTTGCTTACCGATGTTTGGTGAAAGAAGACGATAGAGATGCTCCTAGCTTCTTGTTTGAGTCCGTGGAGCCTGGTTTGCAATCCTCCAACATC GGGAGGTATAGTGTAGTTGGAGCTCAGCCCACAATAGAAATCGTGGCAAAGGGAAATGTAGTTACTGTGATGGACCATGGAGCTGGTCTTAGGACTGAGGAGGAAGTGGAAGATCCAATGATGGTTCCTCAGAAAATCATGGATGAATGGAAACCACAACGCATTGATGAATTGCCTGAAGCTTTCTGCG GTGGTTGGGTTGGATACTTCTCATATGACACTGTACGTTATGTTGAGAAGAAAAAACTGCCTTTTTCAAATGCTCCAGAGGATGATAGGAGTCTTCCTGATGTTCATTTGGGCCTTTATGATGATGTGATCGTGTTTGATCATGTCGAGAAG AAAGCATATGTAATCCACTGGGTGCGGATAGATAAGGATCGTTCTGTTGAAGATAATTTTACTGATGGAATGAATCGGCTGGAATCTCTAACCTCTAGAATTCAAGACCAAAAACC CCCCAAGATGCCTACTGGTTTCATAAAACTACGCACTCAGCTCTTCGGTCCTAAACTGGAGAAATCAACTATGACGAGTGAGGCATATAAGAAGGCAGTGGTGGAAGCCAAAGAACATATCTTGGCTGGGGACATCTTTCAGATAGTTCTTAGTCAGAGATTTGAAAGGCGGACGTTTGCGGACCCATTTGAGATATATAGAGCTCTTAGGATTGTAAATCCAAGTCCCTACATGGCCTATTTACAGGTATACTCCTTTGTTCCTCTTTTCCTTACATTTTTCATGAAAGTTAATATTACTTATCTGTGGTTACAGGCTAGAGGATGCATATTAGTTGCTTCAAGTCCAGAAATATTGTTACGTTCAAAAAAT AGGAAAATTACCAATCGCCCCCTTGCTGGAACTGTCAGAAGAGGAAAGACACCTAAAGAAGATCTAATGCTGGAAAAAGAGCTCTTAAGCGATGAAAAACAATGCGCAGAGCATATTATGCTTGTTGATTTGGGAAGGAACGATGTTGGCAAG GTTTCAAAGCCCGGTTCTGTGGACGTTGAGAAGCTCATGAATATAGAACGGTATTCACATGTCATGCACATTAGCTCCACG GTAAAAGGCGAATTACTAGATAATCTAACAAGCTGGGACGCTCTTAGAGCTGCACTTCCAGTTGGAACCGTCAGTGGAGCCCCAAag GTAAAAGCCATGGAGCTGATAGATAAACTTGAAGTAACAAGGCGTGGTCCTTACAGTGGAGGCTTTGGAGGCATTTCGTTTAATGGAGACATGGACATTGCCTTGGCTCTTAGAACAATGGTCTTCCCAACAAACACCCGTTATGACACATTATACTCTTACAAGCATCCTCAGAGACGTCGAGAGTGGATTGCTCATATCCAGGCTGGAGCTGGGGTTGTTGCAGACAGTAACCCCGATGATGAACACAGAGAGTGTGAGAATAAAGCAGCGGCTTTAGCACGAGCCATCGATCTTGCTGAGTCTTCCTTTCTTGAGTCACCTGAGGAGGTTACCACTATCACACCTCCTCACATCAACAATGTCTGA
- the LOC104786703 gene encoding anthranilate synthase alpha subunit 2, chloroplastic-like isoform X3: MSAVSISVVKSDFSTVEAISVTHHRTPPPQIFPSLRFPLSLKSPPATSLNLDGGSKLLHVSRLPCIKCSSSSYTPPLDLSEEQFIKFKQASEKGNLVPLYRCVFSDHLTPILAYRCLVKEDDRDAPSFLFESVEPGLQSSNIGRYSVVGAQPTIEIVAKGNVVTVMDHGAGLRTEEEVEDPMMVPQKIMDEWKPQRIDELPEAFCGGWVGYFSYDTVRYVEKKKLPFSNAPEDDRSLPDVHLGLYDDVIVFDHVEKKAYVIHWVRIDKDRSVEDNFTDGMNRLESLTSRIQDQKPPKMPTGFIKLRTQLFGPKLEKSTMTSEAYKKAVVEAKEHILAGDIFQIVLSQRFERRTFADPFEIYRALRIVNPSPYMAYLQARGCILVASSPEILLRSKNRKITNRPLAGTVRRGKTPKEDLMLEKELLSDEKQCAEHIMLVDLGRNDVGKVSKPGSVDVEKLMNIERYSHVMHISSTVKGELLDNLTSWDALRAALPVGTVSGAPKVKAMELIDKLEVTRRGPYSGGFGGISFNGDMDIALALRTMVFPTNTRYDTLYSYKHPQRRREWIAHIQAGAGVVADSNPDDEHRECENKAAALARAIDLAESSFLESPEEVTTITPPHINNV; encoded by the exons ATGTCGGCCGTTTCAATCTCCGTCGTCAAATCTGACTTTTCCACCGTCGAAGCCATATCCGTTACACATCATCGGACGCCGCCGCCACAAATTTTTCCTTCGCTCCGGTTTCCACTATCGCTCAAGTCCCCGCCGGCTACTTCTCTTAACCTTGACGGTGGATCAAAACTCCTCCACGTCTCGCGTCTTCCTTGTATCAAatgctcatcttcttcatatACTCCGCCGTTAG ATTTATCGGAGGAAcagtttataaaatttaaacaagcATCGGAAAAGGGAAACTTAGTTCCTCTATACAGATGTGTATTCTCGGATCATTTGACTCCGATACTTGCTTACCGATGTTTGGTGAAAGAAGACGATAGAGATGCTCCTAGCTTCTTGTTTGAGTCCGTGGAGCCTGGTTTGCAATCCTCCAACATC GGGAGGTATAGTGTAGTTGGAGCTCAGCCCACAATAGAAATCGTGGCAAAGGGAAATGTAGTTACTGTGATGGACCATGGAGCTGGTCTTAGGACTGAGGAGGAAGTGGAAGATCCAATGATGGTTCCTCAGAAAATCATGGATGAATGGAAACCACAACGCATTGATGAATTGCCTGAAGCTTTCTGCG GTGGTTGGGTTGGATACTTCTCATATGACACTGTACGTTATGTTGAGAAGAAAAAACTGCCTTTTTCAAATGCTCCAGAGGATGATAGGAGTCTTCCTGATGTTCATTTGGGCCTTTATGATGATGTGATCGTGTTTGATCATGTCGAGAAG AAAGCATATGTAATCCACTGGGTGCGGATAGATAAGGATCGTTCTGTTGAAGATAATTTTACTGATGGAATGAATCGGCTGGAATCTCTAACCTCTAGAATTCAAGACCAAAAACC CCCCAAGATGCCTACTGGTTTCATAAAACTACGCACTCAGCTCTTCGGTCCTAAACTGGAGAAATCAACTATGACGAGTGAGGCATATAAGAAGGCAGTGGTGGAAGCCAAAGAACATATCTTGGCTGGGGACATCTTTCAGATAGTTCTTAGTCAGAGATTTGAAAGGCGGACGTTTGCGGACCCATTTGAGATATATAGAGCTCTTAGGATTGTAAATCCAAGTCCCTACATGGCCTATTTACAG GCTAGAGGATGCATATTAGTTGCTTCAAGTCCAGAAATATTGTTACGTTCAAAAAAT AGGAAAATTACCAATCGCCCCCTTGCTGGAACTGTCAGAAGAGGAAAGACACCTAAAGAAGATCTAATGCTGGAAAAAGAGCTCTTAAGCGATGAAAAACAATGCGCAGAGCATATTATGCTTGTTGATTTGGGAAGGAACGATGTTGGCAAG GTTTCAAAGCCCGGTTCTGTGGACGTTGAGAAGCTCATGAATATAGAACGGTATTCACATGTCATGCACATTAGCTCCACG GTAAAAGGCGAATTACTAGATAATCTAACAAGCTGGGACGCTCTTAGAGCTGCACTTCCAGTTGGAACCGTCAGTGGAGCCCCAAag GTAAAAGCCATGGAGCTGATAGATAAACTTGAAGTAACAAGGCGTGGTCCTTACAGTGGAGGCTTTGGAGGCATTTCGTTTAATGGAGACATGGACATTGCCTTGGCTCTTAGAACAATGGTCTTCCCAACAAACACCCGTTATGACACATTATACTCTTACAAGCATCCTCAGAGACGTCGAGAGTGGATTGCTCATATCCAGGCTGGAGCTGGGGTTGTTGCAGACAGTAACCCCGATGATGAACACAGAGAGTGTGAGAATAAAGCAGCGGCTTTAGCACGAGCCATCGATCTTGCTGAGTCTTCCTTTCTTGAGTCACCTGAGGAGGTTACCACTATCACACCTCCTCACATCAACAATGTCTGA